The Microbacterium trichothecenolyticum sequence CATGTCTTCCAGCGCGACGTTTCCGGCGAGGATCATGAGGTCGGCCCACGAGATCGACTGGCCGTACTTCTTCTTGATGGGCCAGAGCAGGCGGCGGGCCTTGTCGAGGTTGACGTTGTCGGGCCAGCTGTTCAGCGGCGCGAAACGCTGCATGCCCGCGCCCGAGCCGCCGCGACCGTCGGTCACGCGGTAGGTGCCGGCGCTGTGCCAGGCCATGCGGATCATGAGGGGGCCGTAGTGACCGAAGTCGGCGGGCCACCAATCCTGCGAGGTCGTCATGACCTGCTGGATGTCGGCCTTCACCGCGGCGAGGTCGAGCGCCTCGAAGGCGGCCTTGTAGTCGAAGCCCTCGTCGAGCGGGTCACGCTGTGCGTTGTTCTTGGCGAGGATCTTCACGTTGAGGGACTCGGGCCACCACACGCGGTTGGCGGATCCCTGGGTCGGGTGCGGCAGGGCGCCGGCGGGCTCGCTGTCGGCGGGGGCTTCGCCCACCGGCAGTCGGTTGTCATCGGGCGCGGCTCCGTCGTGGAAGACGGGGCACCCGTTCAGAGCGTCGCTCATCGGGATCCTTTCGATTTTTCGGCTTCGGAGGTCGCACGACAATCGGAGCAGATGCCCCAGAACGTCACCTCGGCGGTCTCTACGAGAAAGCCGCTTCCCTCCGGGATGTGCAGGCAGGGGGCTTCGCCCACGACGCAGTCCACGTCGTCGATCCGCCCGCATCCCGTGCACACCACGTGGTGGTGGTTGTCGCCCACGCGCAGCTCGAACGTGCCGGCATGACCGGCGGGTTCGATGCGGCGGGCGAGACCCGCGTCGGCGAAGTCGCCGAGCGCGTTGTACACGGACTGCTTGCTGGTGCCGGGAAGGGTCCCACGGATGCCGTCGTAGACGGCCTCCGCGGTGGCGTGCGGACGGGCGCGCAGGGCTTCGAGCACGGCGACACGCGTCGCCGTCACCCGCAGCCCGGCACCGCGGATGAGGGCATCCGCGGTGGCATCCGTCCGATCGTCGAGCATGCGATCACTCTAACTTGTTTTGAGTGAATCAAAAATGACACGCCGGCAAACGTGAGGATGCCACTCACCCCGCGGTCAGCGTCGGAGTCCCCGCTTCGTACTCGGTGAGATCGCCGGTCTCGCCACGGCGCGCAGCTCGCCGGCCCACCCCGAGCATGTACGACAAGAACACCCCGAGAGCCACCGCGCCGATCGCGATCTTCACCTGCCAGGGCCAGTCCCGGGGCGTGACGAAACCCTCGACCAGTCCCGACAGGGCCAGCGCGAAAACCAGTCCGACCGCGACCGTCGCCAGGGATCGACCGGCCGCGGCGAGCGCCGCCGCCCGAGTTCGTCGGCCCGGCGCCACCCACGCCCAGAAGATCTGCAGGCCCGCCGCGCCCGCCACGAAGATCGCCGTGAGCTCGAGCAGGCCGTGCGGGAGGATGAACTGGAAGAACACGTCCGCACGGTCGAAGGCGACCATGACCGCGGCGGCCTGCCCCACGCCCACGGCGTTCTGCATGATCACCATGACCGGCCAGAAGCCGGTCACTCCGAACAGCACGCACTGCGCGGCGATCCAGGCGTTGTTCGTCCACACCGTGCCCGCGAAGATGCCGTTGGGATTCTCGCGGTAGTAGTCGACGAAGCGCTCGTCGGCGTAGTTCTGCAGGTCGCTGCGGGCGCCCAGCGCGGCGACCGCGGCCGGATCGGCCGAGATCCACAACGCCACGAGCGCGGCGACCGCGACGAAAAAGAGCGCCACCGCGAGTGTCATCCACCGCACCCGGTACAGCGCGGCCGGCAGCTGCCAGAGGA is a genomic window containing:
- a CDS encoding Fur family transcriptional regulator → MLDDRTDATADALIRGAGLRVTATRVAVLEALRARPHATAEAVYDGIRGTLPGTSKQSVYNALGDFADAGLARRIEPAGHAGTFELRVGDNHHHVVCTGCGRIDDVDCVVGEAPCLHIPEGSGFLVETAEVTFWGICSDCRATSEAEKSKGSR
- a CDS encoding stage II sporulation protein M, which codes for MDLDALTAARRDEWARLDELGRRRHLSGPEVDELVTRYRAASADLADIKTSAGRTPQGDYVSILLARTRLRLTGVRENVLRQMPRFFLWQLPAALYRVRWMTLAVALFFVAVAALVALWISADPAAVAALGARSDLQNYADERFVDYYRENPNGIFAGTVWTNNAWIAAQCVLFGVTGFWPVMVIMQNAVGVGQAAAVMVAFDRADVFFQFILPHGLLELTAIFVAGAAGLQIFWAWVAPGRRTRAAALAAAGRSLATVAVGLVFALALSGLVEGFVTPRDWPWQVKIAIGAVALGVFLSYMLGVGRRAARRGETGDLTEYEAGTPTLTAG